From Amaranthus tricolor cultivar Red isolate AtriRed21 chromosome 4, ASM2621246v1, whole genome shotgun sequence:
aacaacctctttgttagtgtCATCATTAAGAAGGGTAAGGTTAGGTTGTATGCATCTGGCCCCCAAAGGCCAAAGCAGCTCCACCCTATAGGTGGGAGCCTTTATGATATTGGGGTAATGTAATGTTTTATTCAAGAAAATAACTTAGGACAGCACAAAACTACTCTGTTTGAGAGCTATATTTTGAGTAGATCACTCATATGTATGTACTGTGTAGCTTTCAACTGTCAGGTGTTGTACTGTAAAATGTGACTACTTTCTTATTCAGCTAACTTTTGGCCTAGTTTCTTATGTCTATTTCATCTCCATATTCAACAAAGCATAAAATGTGCTGACAATGTTTCATCTTCATATTCGACAAAGCATAAAATGTGTTGACAATGTGGTGCTtctcattttatattaattttttttcaacagtTTGTCTCTCTCGTACAAAATTACAGCTTACTTTGTCCTTCCTCATTTTAATTCGTTATGATGTGTTGTCTACTTTGAGCTTCTCTGTTCGGTCCTCATTTTCTGTTCATGATTGAAAATTCAACAGGGTATTAGACAACCTAAAAGATTATGCTGTACGTGCCCTTGTCAATGCAGTTGACCACCTAGGCACTGTTGCCTACAAATTGACTGACCTTGTTGAGCAACAGACTTTGGATGTGTCGACCACGGAGCTAAAAGTTTCATGCCTAAATCAGGTATATTGAGTGCTCCCTGTGGGTTTTATGTTGCCTTTTCTCCTTCTCCTGAGGCTGGGCATCTGATTTATAACTTGAGCTGATTTTTTGTCATTAGAAACTTCTCACGTGTCATACGTACATGGAGATGGAAGGTCTTAGGCAGCAGCAACTTCTGGCAATTATTCCAAGACATCACAAGCGCTACATATTGCCTAGTAAGGAACTATCCTAGTTTGGTATGTTGTACACTTAAGAACAAAGTCCATTTGACACCTTGTTTTATGCTGTAGATTCTGTCAACAAGAAAGTGCACTTCAGTCCTGCTGCACAGACAGATCTTAGGCAAATGCATGTTCAAGCAAGGCCACGTGTTCATCCTCCAGGTACTTAATTTCCCATTCAAGACACCTCACGTTTTTATGTTAGCTTCTTTTCTCTTTGATGTGCCAAGTTCATATCGATTAATTTCCATTCAGGCTCACCGGGATCAAGGACTCTTTCATGGCACCTAGGTTCTGTATCGAAGTCTCCATTAAATGGGAATCATAAAACTGTTTTCAGGTTTGTCCTGTGTTCCCTGGACTTCAGCTGAACAGTCATTTTGATCTAGCTCTTGTTAAAATTCTGAAAATGCTTTTAGTGAAAATTTACCTCCTTTCTTTGTAGTGGCTCTGAAGTCCAAAGGATTTCTCCTAGATCTCCTGCAGTATTCCAGCTCCTAGGTATGTTCAACTCATGTTACATATCCAACCTGTAATAACTTTTGATTAGTCAGCTCGCAATCAATAACCTTTCTCTGCAACTTATCTTTTTGTGTAGATAATGAGGATAGTTTTCAGGCCAAGTCATCAGGTATCAACACACACTTGTCGAGAGGGAATCCAGTTGGTACTTCTTTGCAGCCATATGGTGCTAAACCTAAGGTAATGAATATTGATCGAGGAATtggttttttatttatcttcttTTTCGTGATCAAGATGATTTTTTTGAATGTATTTGAATTCTATATAGCGAGCCTGAGTCAAGATATCATATGCTTAAACGATCTTCGTGTTATTTTATTTGCATATATCATATTGTTAACCATACTTGTGATTCAAGATTTGCGACAAACAATGCCAATTGTAggacttaaaaaaaatgatcACTAGCAAATGGTTAAGCTATAGTCTATATACTTAATCATATTCCTTGCTGCTGTTACATTTTCCCTTAGGTTTAAGGATTTCGATAGAGCAGTCTAAAAAGTTTGATATATATGTTCCATCTTCGTTCTTTAATGCAGAGTTTGCTTTGGTACAATTATTTCTAATGCTGCAGTAATCATTcgataaaaatcaaaacaattgTTGATCAAGTTACTAACACTGTAAGTTTGCAGGATTCTGCGACAGACTCCAAGGTAATGACACCATTCAGGTCTTTTGACAACTCTCGGCATACGCAAGCAATCGTTAAGGCCCCTGTTCGCCACAAAAGCATGTTATCAGCTTTCTTTGTCAAACAAAAAACTCCAAAGCTCAGGACTGGTAAAGTGGCTTAGCTTTCAACCCTAGCAATTTTCTGATCGCCAACTTTCTCGGACATAAAGGAGCTTCTTTGTGTTGCTATCTCTGATACTAGAAGTACATCACCCTTGATTCTATATACTCAAACCTGATGGAGGCTCTCATTTGGCTCGCCTTTTCTCTGAAATCTGAAACCTAATAGAAAAAGGAGTCTCTTTCGGTTCTTACCAATTAGTTTGTCTACTAATAGATGGAAGACATTGTCAACATTGATCTCGTTGTAAAAAATTAGTTTGTCTACTAATAGATGGAAGTATTATTTTGCTTGTAAATCTAATAATGTGAGTCTCTTCTTCAAATAAAATTGTACATTTTGGAGCGGTGTTGGGGGCTCATTAGTATCCATGAATTTGCAGATTGAGTTGTTGAAGTTTAGTTTGTTATTTTGGTACTTGGGAGTAAAAATTTGATGCATTACATGCTTCCTTATTGTGGAATATTGCCTCAATCTCACCGTCATTATTGTTAGAGTAGTCTAACGAGAGTGGAAGCGTAGGTCTAAAGGTGCCAAGAAAGGTAAATGACTATTGCTTGATGATGAACTAATGAAATAAGGTTATTAGC
This genomic window contains:
- the LOC130811380 gene encoding protein ABIL1, which produces MEIAQAKTLPSPMTFDEASMERSKSFVKALQELKNLRPQLYSAAEYCEKSYLHSEQKQMVLDNLKDYAVRALVNAVDHLGTVAYKLTDLVEQQTLDVSTTELKVSCLNQKLLTCHTYMEMEGLRQQQLLAIIPRHHKRYILPNSVNKKVHFSPAAQTDLRQMHVQARPRVHPPGSPGSRTLSWHLGSVSKSPLNGNHKTVFSGSEVQRISPRSPAVFQLLDNEDSFQAKSSGINTHLSRGNPVGTSLQPYGAKPKDSATDSKVMTPFRSFDNSRHTQAIVKAPVRHKSMLSAFFVKQKTPKLRTGKVA